A genomic window from Centroberyx gerrardi isolate f3 chromosome 14, fCenGer3.hap1.cur.20231027, whole genome shotgun sequence includes:
- the atp6ap1a gene encoding ATPase H+ transporting accessory protein 1a yields MATAMVLNRISTSLAVLVILLNILNTGKCDEQVPLMLWTSEGISLPSQSPPTAGHIVGQEQLGSYLEKALNVGPRNVLLFLQDKMSIEDFTMYGGAFGNKQDSVFPNLEGALMSSPSPLVLPAVSWPASNAVIGQLQDQLETSPLYMDPETLSQLRLNASSPALLVFRLPYGTGADLMSAKEILSGNDEVIGQVLSIMKTQSVPYTAIYTALRPSREAASLSLEAGLGGGRSLLQARGGYRDRERERERQRKIKEKAGVYPPVEFKEGDNTCILLWAKTLSVSILRSGRWEDHDLTPSTFGEGVSPKLHGSSCDQTKSRLVLNYEDVLGHLSFKLIFAMSQRHYKVSARRWFTLDAVELEYDGTKATFNGSRNIYAPAEYSYRCESVTSFRWPVLVPHSSKDPANQWRVSFEDFQIQGFNVTGSDFSYASDCAGFFTPGIWMGLMTSLLMVLVLTYGLHMIMQLRTMDRFDDPKGPAISVPQTE; encoded by the exons ATGGCGACCGCAATGGTACTCAACCGCATCTCGACGTCTTTGGCcgttttagtcattttattAAACATATTAAACACAGGGAAATGTGATGAACAGGTGCCGTTGATGTTGTGGACAAGCGAAGG GATCTCTCTGCCGTCCCAGTCGCCTCCTACAGCAGGTCACATCGTTGGACAGGAGCAGCTGGGCTCTTACCTGGAGAAAGCTCTGAATGTGGGCCCACGAAATGTACTGCTCTTCCTGCAGGACAAg ATGAGCATAGAGGACTTCACCATGTATGGAGGAGCATTTGGAAACAAGCAGGATAGTGTATTCCCCAACCTTGAG GGGGCTCTGAtgtcttctccctcccctctggtGTTACCTGCTGTGTCCTGGCCCGCCTCCAATGCAGTGATTGGCCAGCTGCAGGACCAATTAGAAACCTCCCCTCTTTACATGGACCCCGAGACACTCAGCCAGCTGAGACTCAACGCCTCCTCACCTGCCCTGCTGGTGTTCAGGTTGCCCTACGGCACCGG AGCTGATCTGATGTCTGCGAAGGAGATTCTCAGTGGGAACG ATGAGGTGATTGGTCAGGTGTTGAGCATCATGAAGACCCAGTCTGTTCCTTACACGGCCATTTACACAGCCCTGCGGCCCTCACGG gaggcggcgtctctctctctggaggcaGGTCTGGGTGGAGGACGCTCTCTGCTGCAGGCCAGGGGTGGATAcagggatagggagagagagagggagaggcagcgcAAGATCAAGGAGAAGGCAGGGGTCTATCCTCCAGTGGAGTTTAAG gagggTGACAACACTTGTATCCTCCTGTGGGCGAAAACTCTGTCAGTGAGCATCCTGCGAAGCGGTCGCTGGGAAGACCATGACCTAACCCCGTCCACCTTCGGGGAGGGCGTCAGTCCCAAACTCCACGGTTCGAGCTGTGACCAAACCAAATCAAG GCTGGTTCTTAATTATGAGGATGTTCTTGGCCATCTCAGCTTCAAACTGAT CTTTGCTATGAGCCAGCGTCACTACAAGGTGTCTGCGCGCCGCTGGTTCACGCTAGATGCTGTGGAGCTGGAGTATGATGGGACCAAAGCCACATTTAATGGCAGCCGAAACATTTACGCGCCCGCAGAGTACTCCTACCGCTGCGAGTCTGTCACCAGCTTCCGTTGGCCCGTTCTCGTCCCACATTCATCCAAAGACCCGGCCAATCAGTGGAGGGTCTCTTTCGAAGACTTCCAG ATCCAAGGTTTCAATGTGACCGGCAGTGACTTCTCCTATGCCAGCGACTGTGCAGGCTTCTTCACCCCGGGCATCTGGATGGGCCTGATGACCAGCCTCCTCATGGTCCTAGTGCTCACCTACGGCCTGCACATGATCATGCAGCTCCGCACCATGGACCGTTTCGACGACCCCAAGGGCCCGGCTATCTCTGTGCCCCAGACAGAGTAA